The window CGCAGGCTGCGCTGCGCAAGGCCAAGCAGGGCTCGGCCGCCGAGCTCTTTGGCAAGGCGCTGTCCGAGGGCGGTATCCCGGCCGCGGAAAAGAAGCTGAAAGAGTTGCAGAAACGGCGTGCGAACGGGCCGGTGTTCGACGAGAACGATTTTAACAATCTCGGCTACCAGCTGGTGCAGGAAAACCGCCTCGAGTCGGCTCTCTATGTCTTCGAAAAAACCGCCTTCCTTTATCCCGATTCATGGAATGCCTGGGACAGCCTCGGCGAAACGGAGGCTAAGGCGGGACGGAAAGAGCAGGCGATCGCCAGCTACCGCAAGTCGCTCGCGCTGAACCCCCAAAACAGGAACGGCAATGCGATGCTGGAAAAGTTGGAGAAAGGTCTATAATAAAATAAAGGCGGCGGCTTCATTGCCGCCGCCTTCCGTCCCAGCCGGATTGGCGCTGCCAGTAGGTGGACAGCTCTTTTTTTTTGACAAATAGCGCAGGTCTAGGCAAGCGAGCGCGGCCGATCAGACCAGAAAGAGCATGACCACGCCCAGCAGGGCGATCATGGTCCCGATGACCGCCCGCACCGTGATCCTTTCCTTGAAGAGGAAATGCGACACCGGCAGCAAAAACACAGGCGTGAGCGACATCAGCGTCGAAGCGACGCCGATATGAGTATGGGCGATGGCCACCAATGACAGCGTCACCCCCAGAACCGGCCCGGTCAAGGCGCCGGCGGTGATCTCAAGCAATGCCTTTTTGTCCTTCAGCGGACTCGGCAACCGGAACCGTCTCCTCGGCCACCACCCAGGCAACGCCGCCGATGGTCACCAGGATGCTGACAATCTCCAGGGCCAGCAGCTTTTCGCCAAGAAAAACGAAGGCCAGCAGGGCGCCGAATACCGGCACGAGCAAGGCCAACAGCATGGCCAGGCGCGGTCCGATCAGCAGAAAGGACTCGAACAGCATGGCGTCGCCGATGACAAAGCCGACGACGCCCGATACTCCCAGAAAGAAAAGGCGGCCCGGCTCAATGGCGAAAGGCAACGGAGTCCCGAACAGC of the Candidatus Aminicenantes bacterium genome contains:
- a CDS encoding EamA family transporter, whose translation is MPSPLKDKKALLEITAGALTGPVLGVTLSLVAIAHTHIGVASTLMSLTPVFLLPVSHFLFKERITVRAVIGTMIALLGVVMLFLV
- a CDS encoding DMT family transporter; its protein translation is MGVFGEIAALLTAVCWSFNSVVFTRAGKRVGAVTVNAFRLWIAFPALVLLHWLLFGTPLPFAIEPGRLFFLGVSGVVGFVIGDAMLFESFLLIGPRLAMLLALLVPVFGALLAFVFLGEKLLALEIVSILVTIGGVAWVVAEETVPVAESAEGQKGIA